A window from Megalops cyprinoides isolate fMegCyp1 chromosome 8, fMegCyp1.pri, whole genome shotgun sequence encodes these proteins:
- the LOC118781674 gene encoding fibrillin-1-like codes for MWPGRLLTCALRIAAVLSLSVVAAEGAAGDSDPDKQVQSRPSRTKRKGGSQDVLKGPNVCGSRFNAYCCPGWKTLLGGNQCIVPICRSSCGDGFCSRPNMCTCPNGQIAPSCGSKSGALLRHRPMPSNTMHFLLLFDYWVLNNVPDIHVISSVHICSQALLNQSQPPCASLCALLSTQKGFSLGCSITSHMGGLLDQPIV; via the exons ATGTGGCCGGGGCGACTGCTGACTTGTGCCCTGCGAATCGCCGCTGTGCTGTCGCTGTCGGTCGTGGCTGCAGAGGGCGCTGCGGGAGACAGCGACCCTGACAAACAAGTCCAGTCGCGACCAAGCAGGACGAAGAGGAAAGGCGGAAGTCAAGATGTTTTGAAGGG acCCAATGTCTGTGGATCTCGTTTCAATGCCTACTGCTGTCCAGGATGGAAGACCCTCTTGGGTGGAAACCAGTGCATTGTCC cgATTTGCCGCAGCTCCTGCGGGGATGGGTTTTGCTCCAGACCTAACATGTGCACCTGCCCAAATGGACAGATTGCACCCTCTTGCGGTTCAAAATCAGGTGCGTTGCTGAGACACAGACCCATGCCATCAAACACCATGCACTTTCTTTTACTGTTTGACTACTGGGTGTTGAACAATGTGCCTGACATCcatgtcatttcctctgtgcaCATCTGTAGCCAAGCACTTCTAAACCAGAGTCAGCCTccctgtgcatctctgtgtgcaCTGCTTTCCACACAGAAGGGCTTTTCTTTAGGCTGCAGCATTACCTCTCACATGGGAGGGCTATTAGATCAGCCTATAGTTTGA